From the Solanum stenotomum isolate F172 chromosome 4, ASM1918654v1, whole genome shotgun sequence genome, one window contains:
- the LOC125861399 gene encoding uncharacterized protein LOC125861399 — translation MPSNSFLGVGPPMFTGENYHIWVIKMKASLKALSLWETIESEDDPLPLGPNPTIAQMKIYEDVKSRKPKALTCLHSALSDVIFTRIMACETPKEVWEKLKEEFNGSDRVKTVKLLTLKREFEMLRMKEGDTVKEYSAKLMEIVNKVRLFDSRVVEKMMISLPTRFESKISAIEESCDLKTLSVAELISKLQAQEQRSSIRDEEVVETAFQAQHKGK, via the exons ATGCCATCCAACAGCTTCTTGGGTGTAGGCCCTCCTATGTTTACAGGAGAAAATTATCACATATGGGTGATAAAGATGAAGGCTTCTCTCAAAGCTCTTAGTCTATGGGAAACCATTGAAAGTGAAGATGATCCTCTTCCACTTGGACCAAATCCAACAATTGCACAAATGAAGATTTATGAAGATGTGAAGTCAAGGAAACCTAAGGCTCTCACATGTCTTCATTCAGCACTTTCAGATGTGATCTTCACAAGAATAATGGCTTGTGAAACACCTAAAGAAGTATGGGAGAAGCTAAAAGAGGAGTTCAATGGAAGTGACAGGGTGAAGACTGTCAAACTCTTAACTCTCAAAAGAGAATTTGAGATGTTAAGGATGAAAGAAGGAGATACTGTGAAAGAGTATTCTGCCAAACTTATGGAGATTGTAAACAAAGTAAGGCTGTTTG ATTCAAGGGTGGTGGAGAAGATGATGATAAGCTTACCAACAAGGTTTGAGTCCAAGATTTCAGCAATAGAAGAATCTTGTGATTTGAAGACTTTATCTGTGGCAGAACTGATCAGCAAGTTGCAAGCCCAAGAACAAAGATCAAGTATAAGAGATGAAGAAGTAGTAGAAACGGCATTTCAAGCACAACATAAAGGCAAATAG